In one Sphingomonas sp. AP4-R1 genomic region, the following are encoded:
- a CDS encoding PKD domain-containing protein: protein MTMIRTHALSAAALAVGLVAAPAPAFDKPQTTYKVFQFPQDRIPRIDGDFSDWDMVPDSYVVGQDQMTDQDGGHHNPDKTLTIRVKVGWVKGLNRLYFLYEAKDDYWDFSLPGLHNDTFEVVVDADLTGTPLIDVQHQDIWKPEWVGERASRTDPRVPGSLTHWYSHGVQAQNYHIMTPRKDKDWAMAWGSPTWIKDFPFANSAQSYNFKPGQGGTYRLEFYITPFDYAGPEGPERAVESKLRENALIALGWIVIDYDDVRTDRKNGFWSLSSQRPMFALGSDLPLFRLMPVEPQYQPRLEARWSWKVVDMDRRLVAFHDDSVGEATGWHWDFGDGTSSTERHPIHAFAKAGSFVTILDVTGPSGTSRRSKVWDVQLR from the coding sequence ATGACGATGATCCGCACCCATGCTCTGTCGGCAGCCGCGCTGGCGGTGGGGCTGGTGGCGGCTCCCGCCCCGGCGTTCGACAAGCCGCAGACCACCTACAAGGTGTTCCAGTTTCCGCAGGACCGCATCCCGCGCATCGACGGTGACTTTTCGGACTGGGACATGGTGCCCGACAGCTATGTCGTCGGCCAGGACCAGATGACGGATCAGGACGGCGGCCACCACAATCCCGACAAGACGCTCACCATCCGCGTGAAGGTCGGCTGGGTGAAGGGGCTCAACCGGCTGTATTTCCTGTACGAGGCCAAGGACGATTATTGGGATTTCTCGCTGCCGGGCCTGCACAACGACACGTTCGAGGTGGTGGTGGATGCCGATCTCACCGGCACGCCCCTGATCGACGTCCAGCATCAGGATATCTGGAAACCCGAATGGGTCGGCGAGCGCGCCTCTAGGACCGACCCGCGCGTGCCCGGTTCGCTCACCCACTGGTACAGCCACGGTGTGCAGGCCCAGAATTATCACATCATGACGCCCCGCAAGGACAAGGATTGGGCGATGGCGTGGGGCTCCCCCACATGGATCAAGGATTTCCCCTTCGCCAACTCGGCCCAGAGCTACAATTTCAAGCCGGGGCAGGGCGGCACGTACCGGCTGGAATTCTACATCACCCCGTTCGATTATGCCGGGCCGGAGGGGCCGGAGCGCGCGGTGGAATCGAAGCTGCGGGAGAATGCCCTGATCGCGCTCGGCTGGATCGTGATCGACTATGACGATGTCAGAACCGATCGGAAGAACGGCTTCTGGTCGCTCTCCAGTCAGCGCCCGATGTTCGCGCTCGGCTCCGATCTGCCCTTGTTCAGGCTCATGCCGGTCGAGCCGCAATATCAGCCCAGGCTGGAGGCGCGCTGGAGCTGGAAGGTCGTCGACATGGATCGCCGCCTCGTCGCCTTTCACGATGACAGCGTGGGCGAGGCGACGGGGTGGCACTGGGATTTTGGCGACGGCACCAGCTCTACCGAGCGACATCCGATCCACGCCTTCGCCAAGGCGGGCAGTTTCGTGACGATATTGGACGTGACCGGCCCGAGCGGGACATCGCGGCGATCCAAAGTATGGGATGTCCAACTGCGGTGA
- a CDS encoding RNA polymerase sigma factor, whose translation MARARWVSVHIIPCERQVRAWLSRWGVRQDDSDEIIQDAYCRIATLDTVSHIDDPRAYFFSIVRNLAIRRLRRESIVKIETIAEIDACHDLHGQSPERQAADRQEYECLLGLIRALPIKCRQIMELRKIEGWSQREIAQHLGISEKTVEKQLWLGLKAVRLGWSRVIATDKDRWLRSARK comes from the coding sequence ATGGCGCGTGCGCGCTGGGTATCCGTGCATATCATTCCGTGCGAGCGTCAGGTGCGGGCATGGCTGTCGCGCTGGGGCGTCAGGCAGGATGACAGCGACGAGATCATCCAGGATGCCTATTGCCGGATCGCGACGCTCGACACCGTCAGCCATATCGACGATCCGCGCGCCTATTTCTTCTCGATCGTGCGAAATCTCGCCATCCGTCGGCTGCGGCGCGAAAGCATCGTCAAGATCGAGACGATCGCCGAGATCGATGCATGTCACGACCTGCATGGGCAGTCGCCCGAACGGCAGGCGGCGGACCGGCAGGAATATGAGTGCCTGCTGGGCCTGATCCGGGCGCTGCCGATCAAGTGCCGCCAGATCATGGAATTGCGAAAGATCGAGGGATGGTCGCAGCGGGAGATCGCGCAGCATCTCGGCATCAGCGAGAAAACGGTCGAAAAGCAGCTCTGGCTGGGATTGAAGGCCGTTCGTTTGGGCTGGAGTCGTGTGATCGCCACCGATAAGGATCGGTGGCTGCGAAGTGCGAGAAAGTAA